A genomic region of Papaver somniferum cultivar HN1 chromosome 7, ASM357369v1, whole genome shotgun sequence contains the following coding sequences:
- the LOC113299170 gene encoding eukaryotic translation initiation factor 3 subunit J-A-like, which produces MEDWEEEAVVAPILKKEEPKNNWDDEDLEDDEVKESWEDDDEPAPVVAPQPPAEKVPKKSVTKVSENKGTTSKVETQEVLDPVAEKLRQQRLVEEADYKSTKELFGKKGEDKSIDTFIPKSESDFLEYAELLSHKLRPHEKSFHYMGLLKAVMRLSLTSLKAADAKEVASSITAIANEKLKAEKEANAGKKKTAAKKKQLHVGRPDDEAVVTTYDALDDYDFM; this is translated from the exons ATGGAGGATTGGG AGGAAGAGGCAGTAGTTGCACCAATCCTTAAAAAAGAAGAACCTAAAAATAATTGGGATGACGAagatttagaagatgatgaagtgaAGGAATCTtgggaagatgatgatgaacctgCTCCG GTAGTTGCACCACAACCTCCTGCAGAGAAAGTTCCCAAGAAATCTGTGACTAAAGTGAGTGAAAATAAAGGAACAACATCCAAAGTAGAAACCCAAGAAGTCTTGGATCCTGTTGCAGAGAAGCTTCGACAACAACG GCTTGTGGAAGAAGCTGATTATAAATCCACGAAGGAATTGTTCGGTAAGAAAGGCGAAGATAAGTCCATTGACACTTTCATTCCCAAATCTGAGAGCGATTTCTTGGAGTATGCAGAGCTTCTCTCTCATAAACTTCGTCCGCATGAG AAAAGCTTCCACTATATGGGCCTACTCAAGGCTGTAATGAGATTATCTTTGACGTCACTGAAAGCAGCTGATGCAAAAGAGGTGGCTTCTTCCATTACAGCGATTGCAAATGAAAAACTGAAGGCAGAGAAAGAAGCCAATGCTGGTAAAAAGAAAACAG CTGCAAAGAAGAAGCAACTTCATGTTGGCAGACCAGATGATGAAGCCGTGGTGACTACGTATGATGCCCTTGACGATTATGATTTTATGTGA